The following coding sequences are from one Nicotiana tomentosiformis chromosome 3, ASM39032v3, whole genome shotgun sequence window:
- the LOC104119360 gene encoding uncharacterized protein has translation MKLYSDSCSHITNSKRHRLDFSLLPCKKPRSNALNTAYVQIKPLGIPLIQKTTGSSCDTIHLQPFKPYSIGRNCSRCDFILEDCRVSNIHCQILFDPLNNKLYLSDGLFFSSSKSRVSLNGVFVNGVRVAKGEVVDIYVGDEVSLGCGSQRTCCMGLRLGFCLQKAVFVQEVVDRNIVGDNDVTSTDCVPIGYASYKRIAKANVLLHMCREVLSSNHPVSCIQKRVILDYGKGVRCHGKIGVNKDFKFPVASVLGVHSGEKACRKEVSIVEDAPGQNRECDFHNDAALAFEVETCHLDGKGAEQVNNDGASHENGSDANGREEVLSLGCMRKEVVGQIDDVMKEKNRIGIVPPPGKKFVLNRLACEGPIFSEDPNVVSLPELLYPIENIEQLFIATFTADIPWFLSYCEIPADLPVTIACHNAERCWSSSPDKRASKPYPDFPNLVVVYPPFPEVIAFGQDLRKSGIGCHHPKLLVLQRRDSLRVVVTSANLVAGQWCRVTNTIWWQDFPRLDVPDYFSLFTAISGEENGHLVSDFAAQLAGFMASLLADVPSQAHWILELTNYDFKESDGYLVASVPGIHSSRIPFISKPKHFLGGDCVPELCHFKSVGSVEASVAGLSHLFRTSVDLNGARLKKLATYLRKCGENVYGISEVILKRDPNIQADANAVSILVPNPDNLSLGECVQLGFLPKNFAKWVAPLSDSGLFMFSAYIFPSEVLSAALEGSCSKVQLVLHVSQGPSFSAISEIIRGEHISAICTLIASLQRCWGIWRLQEVLGQFKWPEHLETDFVFSASSIGSINAKFLAAFSAAGGKRSLRLSESEESDPDWGCWSVSQELRNPSIRIIFPTIERVKNASSGILASRRILCFSQKTWYRLKTMGILHDAVPFPGYRIGYPMHVKVARRRFQLKKDASPFGWVYCGSHNFSEAAWGCPVSGLHDKKINGNTNYSSLGSRLHVCNYELGILFISPPPDAHCKINQQTNLDDIVLPFVVPAPKYRPADKPATGQEMREALFEQTEWGREVNETAKEADEWIQEEIPVEEVIEAIDYYVVKEREDEKAYAEKLWNQVDSSENC, from the exons ATGAAATTGTATTCAGATTCTTGTAGTCACATAACAAATTCCAAACGCCATAGACTCGATTTTTCTCTTCTTCCATGCAAGAAACCTAGATCAAATGCGTTAAATACAGCATATGTACAAATTAAACCTCTTGGAATTCCTTTAATCCAAAAAACTACTGGTTCTTCCTGTGATACTATACATCTCCAACCCTTTAAACCTTACTCTATTGGCCGTAACTGCAGCCGctgtgatttcatacttgaagacTGCCGAGTCAGTAATATTCATTGCCAGATTCTTTTTGACCCCTTGAACAATAAATTGTACTTGTCTGACGGGTTATTTTTTAGTTCAAGTAAATCTAGGGTTTCGCTGAATGGGGTTTTTGTTAATGGGGTTAGAGTTGCAAAAGGCGAGGTTGTGGATATCTATGTTGGTGACGAAGTTTCGCTTGGCTGTGGAAGTCAAAGGACCTGTTGTATGGGGTTACGGTTAGGATTTTGTTTGCAAAAGGCTGTCTTTGTTCAGGAGGTTGTCGATAGAAATATAGTTGGAGATAATGATGTTACATCCACAGATTGTGTTCCAATTGGATATGCAAGTTATAAGCGTATTGCTAAAGCAAATGTGTTGTTACATATGTGTAGGGAGGTATTAAGTAGCAATCATCCTGTGTCGTGTATCCAAAAACGTGTTATTCTTGATTATGGAAAGGGAGTTAGATGTCATGGTAAAATTGGAGTCAATAAGGATTTTAAGTTTCCAGTGGCTAGTGTTCTTGGAGTACATTCTGGTGAAAAAGCTTGTAGGAAAGAGGTATCGATTGTTGAGGATGCACCTGGCCAGAATCGGGAATGTGATTTCCACAATGATGCTGCACTTGCTTTTGAGGTGGAAACATGCCATCTCGATGGGAAGGGTGCAGAACAAGTCAATAACGATGGGGCATCTCATGAGAATGGGTCCGATGCTAATGGCAGAGAAGAAGTTTTATCTCTGGGATGTATGAGGAAGGAGGTTGTTGGTCAAATTGATGATGTAATGAAAGAAAAGAATAGAATTGGCATTGTTCCACCTCCAGGAAAGAAGTTCGTTTTGAATCGACTGGCATGTGAAGGGCCAATTTTTTCAGAAGATCCTAATGTTGTATCATTGCCAGAGCTTCTTTATCCAATTGAGAATATTGAACAGCTATTTATTGCAACATTTACTGCTGACATACCATG GTTTCTGTCCTACTGTGAGATTCCAGCTGATCTACCTGTTACCATCGCTTGCCACAATGCTGAACGGTGTTGGAGTTCCAGCCCTGATAAAAGAGCCTCCAAGCCTTACCCAGATTTTCCAAACCTAGTTGTTGT TTACCCTCCATTTCCTGAGGTGATAGCATTTGGTCAAGACCTGAGGAAATCAGGCATTGGTTGCCATCACCCAAAGTTGCTTGTGTTGCAAAGGAGAGATAGTCTCCGTGTAGTGGTCACATCTGCTAATTTGGTGGCAGGACAG TGGTGCAGAGTGACGAATACAATATGGTGGCAGGATTTTCCTCGCCTGGATGTACCAGACTACTTCTCACTTTTCACAGCAATATCTGGAGAGGAAAATGGACATTTGGTATCTGATTTTGCTGCTCAGCTAGCTGGATTTATGGCCTCCTTGTTAGCTGATGTACCTAGTCAGGCCCATTGGATCCTGGAGCTGACAAACTATGATTTTAAAGAAAGTGATGGCTATCTGGTCGCTTCTGTACCTGGAATCCACTCAAGTCGCATTCCTTTTATATCAAAACCAAAACATTTCTTAGGG GGTGATTGTGTGCCAGAGTTATGTCACTTTAAGTCAGTCGGTTCTGTTGAAGCATCAGTGGCTGGTCTAAGTCATCTCTTCCGTACTTCAGTGGATCTTAATGGAGCACGGCTGAAGAAACTTGCAACTTACCTTCGGAAATGCGGTGAAAATGTATATGGAATATCAGAGGTTATTCTAAAGAGAGACCCAAATATACAAGCCGATGCAAATGCTGTTAGCATTCTCGTACCTAATCCTGACAATCTCTCTTTAGGGG AATGTGTTCAACTTGGGTTTCTTCCAAAGAATTTTGCGAAGTGGGTTGCTCCACTCTCGGACAGTGGTCTTTTCATGTTTTCTGCTTATATTTTCCCAAGTGAAGTTCTTAGTGCTGCTTTAGAGGGAAGCTGCAGCAAGGTACAGTTAGTACTGCATGTATCACAG GGTCCATCCTTTTCAGCCATTTCAGAAATTATTAGAGGTgaacatatttctgcaatttGCACACTCATTGCATCGCTTCAGAGGTGTTGGGGAATCTGGCGGCTTCAAGAG GTTTTGGGCCAGTTCAAATGGCCGGAACATTTAGAAACTGATTTTGTATTTA GTGCATCCTCAATTGGGTCCATCAATGCAAAATTTTTAGCTGCATTTTCAGCAGCAGGTGGGAAGCGGTCATTGAGGCTCTCTGAATCAGAGGAATCTGATCCAGAT TGGGGCTGCTGGAGTGTGAGCCAAGAGCTGAGGAACCCTTCCATTAGAATTATTTTTCCTACCATTGAAAGAGTGAAAAATGCGAGCAGTGGAATTTTGGCATCCAGGCGTATATTGTGCTTTTCACAG AAAACTTGGTATCGGTTGAAAACTATGGGCATTCTACATGATGCGGTTCCTTTTCCTGGCTACAGAATTGGTTATCCCATGCATGTCAAG GTTGCTCGAAGAAGATTTCAGTTGAAGAAAGATGCGTCCCCCTTCGGATGGGTTTATTGTGGATCACACAACTTCAGTGAAGCTGCATGGGGGTGTCCGGTTTCTGGTTTACATGACAAGAAAATTAATGGAAATACAAATTATTCTAGTTTAGGTTCGAGACTTCATGTCTGCAACTATGAACTAGGTATCTTATTCATTTCTCCCCCTCCAGATGCTCATTGCAAAATAAACCAGCAGACAAACTTAGATGATATTGTTTTACCCTTCGTTGTGCCTGCACCAAAATACAGACCAGCAGACAAACCTGCAACCGGTCAGGAGATGAGGGAGGCCTTATTTGAGCAAACTGAGTGGGGGAGAGAGGTAAATGAAACAGCAAAAGAGGCGGACGAGTGGATACAGGAAGAAATACCTGTGGAGGAAGTAATTGAGGCTATTGACTACTATGTTGTTAAGGAGAGAGAAGATGAGAAGGCTTATGCTGAGAAACTATGGAATCAAGTTGATTCCTCGGAGAACTGTTAG